One segment of Gemmatimonadota bacterium DNA contains the following:
- a CDS encoding ATP-binding protein, protein MSDKTSRTAPLDALHDTAALVSPGTEQSVADVWNSHLGLLWSQYEAIGKAIATAEIHESAEAVEVVHLLAFKHLQFEYFRLAPNGSMTAIFASESLPAHCPVRGVNETILQRAIEARALVVEDWATTGGGLFNPSHSDAAVCATCALSPCGFKLAMPVLWEAELLGVCRVVRSGASREYLTAEKYFLARLAESIAASEKYHQLRLSRDAERREVARQRAELERVEFRMRLAAMVSCDALVALDPATGVSTVEKAGNGLRYPMPTELQLKDLRQWWLDLVHPDDLDIIHMSRQAIMDQPGVSANAEYRIKATDGGWLHVRQASVYAPATPDRSAMIVAAMKDVTGDVEAQERITEERARLETLVMDRTHDLSEANADLARAARLKDEFLASMSHELRTPLNAILGMTEAMREQIWGPITPEQDDKLRIVEESGRHLLSLINDILDLAKIGAGKLAPEMGPVDIIGTATSTLRLVTQLAMEKQIHLASRLPEEGPIIDTDGRIVMQILLNLLNNAVKFTQAGGRVLLEVDVNANVVTFRVTDTGIGIAADELGRIFKPFVQVNRGLTRAYGGTGLGLALVARLADAIHGTVSVESEPGVGSVFTLTLPTHLGGLEAAAAAVPTGAVKAHLSSRRRTILLAEDNDANARTYVGYLVAKGYDVLVAPDGEEAILMAQESHPAIILMDIQMPNMDGIETITRLRADPAFAATPIIALTALAMPGDRERCLLAGANDYVTKPTSLRDLTARIGRFLDMKDAGDMT, encoded by the coding sequence GTGAGCGACAAAACATCACGCACGGCCCCACTCGACGCGTTGCACGACACCGCGGCGCTGGTGTCGCCGGGAACCGAGCAAAGCGTGGCCGACGTTTGGAATAGCCACCTCGGGTTGCTCTGGTCGCAGTACGAAGCCATCGGGAAGGCCATCGCTACTGCTGAAATTCATGAGAGCGCCGAGGCCGTCGAGGTCGTGCATCTCCTGGCGTTCAAACACCTGCAGTTCGAATATTTCCGTCTTGCGCCCAACGGTTCCATGACCGCGATTTTTGCGTCAGAATCGTTGCCGGCCCACTGCCCCGTGCGAGGCGTGAACGAGACCATCCTGCAACGCGCCATTGAAGCCCGCGCGTTGGTGGTCGAAGACTGGGCGACGACAGGCGGCGGATTGTTCAACCCGTCGCACTCCGATGCGGCCGTGTGCGCCACCTGCGCGCTGAGTCCGTGTGGGTTCAAACTCGCGATGCCCGTGCTCTGGGAGGCGGAACTGTTGGGCGTGTGCCGCGTCGTGCGAAGCGGAGCGTCACGAGAATACTTGACGGCGGAGAAGTATTTTCTGGCGCGGCTCGCCGAGTCGATTGCCGCGAGCGAAAAATATCATCAGTTGCGACTCTCGCGAGATGCGGAGCGGCGCGAGGTCGCACGCCAGCGCGCGGAGTTGGAGCGGGTCGAGTTTCGGATGCGGTTGGCCGCAATGGTGTCGTGCGACGCGCTGGTCGCCTTAGACCCGGCCACTGGCGTGTCCACCGTAGAAAAGGCCGGGAACGGTCTGCGGTACCCGATGCCAACCGAGTTGCAGCTGAAAGACCTGCGGCAGTGGTGGCTCGACCTCGTGCATCCGGACGATCTGGACATCATCCACATGTCACGGCAGGCCATCATGGATCAGCCGGGAGTAAGCGCGAACGCGGAGTACCGCATCAAGGCTACTGACGGAGGCTGGCTACACGTCCGGCAAGCGTCGGTGTATGCCCCGGCAACCCCCGACCGGTCGGCGATGATTGTGGCGGCCATGAAGGACGTGACCGGAGATGTTGAAGCGCAGGAACGTATTACCGAGGAGCGCGCGCGCCTTGAGACATTGGTCATGGATCGCACGCACGATCTGAGCGAAGCCAACGCGGACCTCGCGCGAGCGGCGCGGCTCAAGGACGAATTTCTCGCCAGTATGAGCCACGAACTGCGGACCCCGCTCAACGCGATCCTCGGTATGACCGAAGCCATGCGTGAGCAAATTTGGGGGCCGATCACGCCGGAACAAGACGACAAGTTGCGCATTGTCGAAGAAAGTGGACGCCATCTGCTGTCGCTGATCAACGACATTTTGGATCTGGCCAAGATTGGTGCGGGCAAGCTGGCGCCGGAAATGGGGCCGGTGGACATCATCGGTACCGCCACGTCCACGCTTCGTCTTGTGACGCAGCTGGCGATGGAAAAGCAGATCCATCTGGCGAGTCGCTTGCCGGAAGAAGGGCCGATCATTGACACCGACGGCCGGATCGTGATGCAGATTTTGCTCAACCTGCTCAACAACGCCGTGAAGTTCACGCAAGCGGGTGGGCGGGTGTTGCTAGAGGTGGATGTTAATGCCAACGTCGTCACCTTCCGTGTGACCGACACGGGCATCGGCATTGCCGCCGACGAACTCGGGCGCATTTTCAAGCCGTTTGTTCAGGTCAACCGTGGCCTCACGCGAGCGTACGGTGGCACGGGGCTCGGCCTCGCGCTCGTCGCCCGACTGGCTGATGCCATTCATGGCACGGTATCGGTGGAGAGTGAGCCGGGCGTTGGGAGCGTGTTCACGCTCACCCTGCCTACGCATCTTGGCGGGCTGGAGGCGGCCGCGGCCGCCGTGCCGACTGGGGCCGTCAAGGCGCATCTGTCCTCGCGCCGGCGCACAATTCTTTTGGCCGAGGACAACGACGCCAATGCGCGCACCTACGTCGGCTATCTCGTCGCCAAGGGCTACGACGTGTTGGTGGCACCAGACGGCGAGGAAGCGATTCTCATGGCCCAAGAATCGCATCCCGCGATCATCCTGATGGACATTCAAATGCCCAACATGGATGGCATTGAGACCATCACGCGTCTGCGCGCCGATCCGGCATTCGCCGCTACGCCGATTATTGCGCTCACCGCCCTCGCGATGCCAGGCGACCGCGAGCGTTGCCTGCTCGCAGGCGCCAATGATTATGTCACCAAACCCACGAGCCTTCGCGATCTCACGGCTCGCATTGGTCGGTTCCTTGATATGAAGGATGCTGGAGACATGACGTGA
- a CDS encoding response regulator, which translates to MTPNRNPLRPSRLLVIDDTASGRMTIEAALGREGHEIIQGDSGLECLRLAALHQPDLILLDVMMPGMDGFEVCRRIRQDPALRGIPIVLVTALSDNASMAQGIEAGADDFIGKPFNKWELRARVASLVRLGTQHRALAERDRFSWVFEHATDGFALLDRAGQILNCNAAARRFLGFGDGEAVQGDFMARLKPDNVPHPAGAWDHWGTPEGNDAPLFLVRNVDGAAYSEWLQVTPHRDALDPDAMTVINLKDVTAQVERQMRLFEFHELVSHKLRTPLYGVVATVDLLSADAAQFSGATAQLLDVLKVSAARLSNAVVDVLDYADRGATREAPLPISDFSALAQSVASDQHVARVSINVAPALAGASVALGETSMRTIMRELLENSRRFHPKQDPEVTVQVGSDRAGWLRIDIEDDGVTMTPGQLARALEPYVQGDPALTGEVPGMGLGLSLVATRVRIAGGRCVIENRGDRVGVRVRMELPYQAA; encoded by the coding sequence GTGACCCCGAACCGAAACCCCCTGCGGCCCAGTCGCCTCCTAGTAATTGATGACACGGCCAGCGGCCGCATGACCATCGAAGCGGCGCTCGGTCGCGAAGGACACGAAATCATTCAAGGGGATTCAGGGCTCGAGTGCTTGCGACTGGCGGCCTTGCATCAGCCCGACCTCATTTTGCTCGACGTGATGATGCCGGGGATGGACGGCTTTGAGGTGTGCCGGCGGATTCGGCAGGATCCGGCGTTGCGCGGCATTCCGATTGTGTTGGTCACGGCGCTCTCCGACAATGCGTCGATGGCACAGGGGATCGAAGCCGGTGCGGACGACTTCATTGGCAAACCGTTTAATAAGTGGGAACTCCGCGCGCGCGTCGCGTCGCTGGTGCGCCTCGGTACGCAGCATCGTGCGCTCGCGGAACGCGACCGTTTTTCGTGGGTGTTCGAGCATGCCACCGACGGGTTCGCGCTGCTCGATCGCGCCGGACAGATCCTCAATTGCAATGCCGCCGCTCGGCGCTTTCTCGGGTTCGGTGACGGCGAAGCGGTGCAAGGGGATTTTATGGCGCGGCTGAAGCCTGACAACGTGCCGCACCCCGCTGGCGCGTGGGACCATTGGGGGACCCCCGAAGGCAATGACGCGCCGCTCTTTTTGGTGCGCAACGTCGACGGTGCCGCGTACAGCGAGTGGCTCCAGGTGACGCCGCATCGCGACGCCCTCGACCCCGACGCTATGACGGTGATCAATCTCAAGGACGTCACCGCGCAGGTGGAACGGCAGATGCGCCTGTTTGAGTTTCACGAACTCGTGTCGCACAAACTCCGCACGCCGCTGTACGGTGTGGTGGCGACGGTGGACCTGCTCAGCGCCGACGCGGCGCAGTTCTCCGGTGCCACGGCACAGTTGCTCGACGTGCTCAAGGTGTCGGCGGCACGCCTGAGCAATGCGGTGGTGGATGTGCTCGACTACGCCGATCGCGGGGCGACGCGCGAAGCGCCGTTACCGATTTCGGATTTTTCGGCGTTGGCGCAGAGCGTGGCCTCAGATCAGCACGTGGCGCGCGTGAGCATCAATGTGGCACCGGCGCTGGCCGGCGCGTCGGTGGCCCTCGGCGAAACGTCGATGCGTACCATTATGCGCGAGTTGCTGGAGAACTCACGCCGTTTTCATCCCAAGCAAGATCCAGAGGTCACGGTGCAAGTGGGCTCCGATCGCGCGGGGTGGTTGCGCATCGACATCGAAGATGACGGCGTGACGATGACGCCTGGACAGTTGGCGCGCGCGCTCGAACCGTACGTGCAGGGTGATCCGGCGCTGACCGGCGAGGTGCCTGGCATGGGACTCGGCCTTTCGTTGGTGGCCACGCGAGTGCGCATTGCCGGCGGGCGTTGCGTGATCGAGAATCGTGGCGACCGTGTGGGCGTGCGCGTGCGCATGGAACTCCCCTACCAGGCGGCGTAA
- a CDS encoding sigma-54 dependent transcriptional regulator — protein sequence MLIPPRDSKAKMRADSEGLSLHLPRILCVDDDPQMCRALEVVVRSGGYEPRTAGSVSEALEIARREVIDLIVTDQQMPTLRGVDLIALLRADGLDTPVIVLTAYAAVADAVEAVQRGAQHYLVKPVDPDVLSNVIGKTLEARREAEEINALRRSVVAQRPGRRMVGASFAFRRLMRAVQQVAASKATVLIEGETGTGKELVAQAIRDMSDRSGTAYITLNCAALPEGLIESALFGHERGAFTGAVKRSIGAFERANGGTLLLDEISEMRLDLQAKLLRVLQEQEFERVGGSESLRVDVRVIATTNRDLASCVRAGTFREDLYYRLNVVPLRVPPLRERRDDIAPLARYFAARASSEQERPLESISPGAMELLDGYDWPGNVRELQHAVERAVVTSGGARLEAWHFALGTRPSPLAEPPRAVTSKPSSSTFEGHGASAEELDVAQAESRLIRVALERCDYNKTAAAALLGMHVRTLRRKLKAMSIGGMPPQDDDNNAEAEESL from the coding sequence ATGCTCATCCCCCCGCGCGACTCCAAGGCGAAAATGCGAGCTGACTCCGAAGGATTGTCCCTCCATCTCCCCCGCATCCTGTGTGTCGATGACGACCCGCAGATGTGCCGGGCGCTCGAGGTGGTCGTGCGCAGTGGCGGCTACGAGCCGCGAACGGCTGGGTCGGTGAGCGAGGCGCTCGAAATCGCACGCCGAGAGGTCATTGACCTCATTGTCACCGATCAGCAGATGCCGACGTTGCGTGGCGTGGATCTCATTGCGCTGCTGCGCGCCGACGGACTCGACACGCCGGTGATCGTGCTCACGGCGTACGCGGCGGTGGCCGATGCGGTTGAGGCGGTGCAACGCGGCGCTCAGCACTACCTCGTGAAGCCGGTCGACCCAGATGTGCTCAGCAACGTCATTGGCAAAACACTCGAGGCTCGGCGCGAAGCCGAGGAGATCAATGCGTTGCGCCGCAGTGTGGTGGCGCAGCGTCCAGGGCGCCGGATGGTGGGCGCGAGCTTTGCCTTTCGGCGGTTGATGCGCGCCGTGCAGCAGGTGGCCGCGTCGAAGGCCACGGTGCTGATCGAAGGAGAAACCGGCACCGGCAAGGAACTTGTGGCGCAAGCGATTCGCGACATGAGCGATCGGTCGGGGACGGCCTATATCACGCTCAACTGCGCCGCGCTCCCCGAAGGGCTGATTGAGAGTGCACTCTTTGGGCACGAGCGCGGGGCCTTTACCGGTGCCGTCAAACGCAGCATTGGCGCGTTTGAGCGCGCGAACGGTGGGACGCTCTTGCTCGACGAAATTTCTGAAATGCGGCTCGACCTGCAGGCCAAGCTGTTACGGGTGCTGCAGGAACAAGAGTTTGAGCGCGTGGGCGGGTCGGAAAGTTTGCGCGTGGATGTGCGCGTGATTGCGACCACCAACCGCGATCTGGCGTCGTGCGTGCGCGCGGGCACCTTCCGTGAAGATCTGTACTACCGATTGAACGTGGTGCCGCTGCGCGTGCCGCCGCTCCGCGAGCGGCGCGACGACATTGCGCCGCTCGCGCGCTATTTTGCGGCGCGTGCGTCGAGCGAGCAAGAACGGCCGTTGGAGTCCATCTCCCCAGGAGCGATGGAACTCCTCGACGGCTATGACTGGCCGGGGAATGTGCGCGAGTTGCAGCACGCCGTGGAGCGCGCCGTCGTCACGAGTGGTGGCGCGCGACTCGAGGCCTGGCATTTTGCCCTCGGGACGCGTCCGTCGCCCCTTGCCGAGCCGCCACGCGCGGTGACGAGCAAGCCGTCCAGTTCCACGTTCGAGGGGCACGGTGCCTCCGCAGAGGAACTGGATGTCGCACAGGCCGAGTCACGGCTGATTCGCGTGGCCCTCGAACGGTGCGACTATAACAAAACTGCCGCTGCCGCACTGCTCGGCATGCACGTCCGCACCCTGCGCCGGAAACTCAAGGCGATGTCGATCGGCGGAATGCCGCCGCAAGACGATGACAATAATGCTGAAGCCGAGGAGTCGTTGTGA
- a CDS encoding Ig-like domain-containing protein yields MRRSRPPRLTALALLLAAACGGGGGNSAPAATPTTPTPVIPPAPTVAAVKLGLAPADDVVVVGGSASLSAQPVTASGDAVSGQTIAWSSSDPLTLDVTPASGGASATLAPKKGGIVTLTASTAGISSSVRLAVHEPIAVPAAGAASSQLSLMGGAVAITVPSAAASASTQLHVGPSLKVSPTPSAVVGSVYEFSPDALRLDKPLTVTLQHPATSVPAGSILLLSSRGATSWTALAGGTWDATARTVTASVAQLGAFAAVVQPQIATAITATPASASVSVGGSTQLSVTARDQIGGAMTPAVTWSSAATSVATVSSSGLVQGVSAGTTTITASAGAGITSTVAITVTAPVGVTSVSVSPSSATVQIGDTRQLSATVVASAGIATTVTWSSSDNSKVTVSAAGLATAVAASGAQVCATSTADASKQACAAITVPAPAAPIAVSISPSSASLTVGQALQFSATVTGGPAGTATSVTWVAADATKVSITTSGLATAVAAPGAQICAKSTADVTKQACATVTVAAASFPLGANVETSGDSFSPASVDIAVGGSVGFTFNGLHNVSFSPQSGAPSDIQNTGSGTVSRTFNSVGTFSYQCTLHSGMTGNVIVH; encoded by the coding sequence ATGCGTCGTTCCCGCCCCCCGCGCCTCACCGCGCTCGCCCTGCTCCTCGCCGCCGCCTGCGGCGGCGGTGGTGGCAACTCGGCGCCTGCCGCCACCCCCACCACCCCGACCCCCGTCATACCGCCCGCACCGACCGTCGCGGCCGTGAAACTTGGACTCGCGCCAGCCGACGATGTCGTCGTCGTGGGTGGGAGCGCCTCGCTCTCCGCACAACCCGTGACCGCGAGCGGTGATGCCGTCAGCGGACAAACCATCGCGTGGAGCTCGAGCGATCCGCTCACACTCGATGTCACGCCCGCGAGCGGTGGCGCGTCCGCGACGCTCGCCCCAAAAAAGGGCGGCATCGTCACGCTGACCGCCTCCACGGCCGGCATCTCTTCCTCCGTGCGACTCGCCGTGCACGAACCGATTGCGGTGCCGGCTGCTGGCGCCGCCAGTAGCCAACTCTCTTTGATGGGCGGCGCGGTCGCAATCACCGTTCCCTCTGCGGCGGCCTCCGCGAGCACGCAGCTGCACGTGGGCCCGAGTCTCAAGGTGTCTCCCACGCCGAGTGCCGTGGTTGGTTCGGTGTATGAGTTCTCCCCCGACGCACTCCGTCTCGATAAACCGCTGACGGTCACGCTCCAGCATCCCGCCACCAGCGTGCCCGCCGGCAGCATTCTCTTGCTCTCGTCGCGCGGCGCCACATCGTGGACCGCACTCGCCGGCGGCACCTGGGACGCCACGGCTCGTACCGTCACCGCCAGCGTGGCTCAACTCGGCGCGTTTGCCGCCGTGGTGCAACCACAAATCGCGACGGCCATCACCGCCACGCCCGCTTCCGCGAGCGTGAGTGTTGGAGGCAGCACACAACTCTCCGTCACCGCGCGTGACCAGATTGGCGGCGCGATGACTCCCGCCGTCACTTGGAGCAGCGCGGCAACCAGCGTGGCCACGGTCTCGTCCAGCGGCCTCGTGCAGGGCGTCTCCGCTGGCACCACTACTATTACCGCCAGTGCAGGCGCGGGCATCACGAGCACCGTGGCGATCACCGTCACCGCGCCCGTTGGCGTGACGAGTGTCTCCGTGAGCCCGTCGAGCGCGACCGTGCAAATCGGCGACACGCGGCAACTCAGTGCCACCGTCGTGGCCAGCGCTGGAATCGCCACCACCGTGACGTGGAGTTCGTCGGATAACAGCAAGGTGACCGTCAGCGCCGCCGGACTCGCCACTGCGGTCGCAGCATCTGGTGCACAAGTGTGCGCCACATCCACCGCCGATGCGTCGAAGCAAGCCTGCGCCGCCATCACGGTGCCAGCGCCGGCCGCGCCGATTGCCGTGTCGATCTCGCCGTCGAGCGCGAGCCTGACCGTTGGTCAGGCCTTGCAGTTCAGCGCGACGGTGACTGGTGGACCGGCCGGTACGGCCACGAGCGTCACGTGGGTCGCCGCCGACGCGACCAAGGTTTCGATTACGACATCGGGCTTGGCAACAGCGGTCGCCGCACCTGGCGCGCAAATCTGCGCCAAGTCCACGGCGGACGTGACGAAGCAGGCGTGCGCCACCGTGACGGTAGCGGCGGCTTCATTCCCGCTCGGCGCCAACGTCGAAACTTCGGGCGATTCTTTTTCCCCCGCCTCGGTGGATATCGCGGTGGGCGGGAGCGTCGGCTTCACCTTCAACGGCCTGCACAACGTGTCGTTTAGCCCGCAGTCGGGTGCACCGTCCGACATTCAGAACACTGGGAGCGGCACCGTCTCGCGTACGTTCAACTCTGTCGGCACCTTTTCGTACCAGTGCACACTGCACTCCGGTATGACGGGCAACGTCATCGTGCACTAG
- a CDS encoding DUF2892 domain-containing protein has protein sequence MASKLFPMNEGTADRAVRVTVGVVLLALAFVGPQTPWGYLGFIPLATGLLGTCPAYTLFGFSTCKTNGA, from the coding sequence ATGGCCAGCAAGCTCTTTCCCATGAACGAAGGCACCGCCGATCGCGCCGTGCGCGTGACGGTGGGCGTTGTGCTTCTCGCGCTCGCGTTTGTCGGACCGCAGACGCCCTGGGGCTATCTCGGTTTTATCCCGCTCGCTACGGGGCTCCTGGGCACCTGCCCCGCCTACACGCTGTTTGGTTTTTCGACCTGCAAGACCAACGGCGCGTGA
- a CDS encoding response regulator — translation MRRPRVLVVDDERASRLVVVSALEGLDLDVVECESALEALQAVSDPPDAIVLDLMMPGVDGLELCRRLRASDGTRDVPILMLTAHTGRPEKLRALEAGVDDFLAKPLDRLEMRTRITAICRLNRYRRVLEERQRLDSLVSLSPNGVLVVRGASGRVCFANERAKVLFGESIMDATIAAVLGDKAAAAAARMLEHARTGTIGPADAEPWSAKAGAFDCSVAGGVVVWEGEPALQLVVTDITALQRFEKEVHRLERMETTARLSASISHDFATVLQVCLVHLRTLSGPASADASRMAITEMQQAIRRGTQITHDLLGFSRRGVERPGGNCDASAVARDMARLLEALLPRTVSITLRVPDHACPVGVADYQLEQAIVNLATNARDAMAGRGQLTLTVAPSAEAPGWIDVSVRDTGAGMDPRLLARIGEPFVSTKAEGQGTGLGLWSVLRMLQGADGRWDIDTAPGMGTTVQMHLPPASAGFELQAS, via the coding sequence ATGCGTCGCCCGCGTGTGTTGGTGGTGGACGATGAACGGGCCAGTCGGCTCGTGGTGGTGTCGGCACTCGAGGGGCTCGATCTCGACGTCGTGGAGTGCGAGTCGGCGCTCGAAGCGCTGCAAGCCGTGTCCGATCCGCCCGACGCGATTGTGCTCGACTTGATGATGCCGGGGGTGGACGGGCTGGAGTTGTGCCGCCGCCTACGCGCGTCGGACGGCACGCGCGACGTGCCGATTTTGATGCTCACCGCGCACACCGGGCGACCGGAAAAATTGCGCGCGCTCGAAGCGGGCGTCGACGACTTTCTCGCGAAACCGCTCGACCGCCTCGAGATGCGCACGCGCATCACGGCTATCTGTCGCCTCAACCGCTATCGTCGCGTGCTGGAGGAGCGTCAGCGCCTCGACAGTTTGGTGTCGCTCTCGCCCAATGGCGTGCTGGTGGTGCGAGGTGCCTCGGGGCGCGTCTGTTTTGCCAACGAGCGGGCGAAGGTGCTGTTCGGTGAATCCATCATGGACGCGACGATCGCCGCGGTGCTCGGCGACAAAGCCGCCGCCGCCGCCGCGCGGATGCTTGAGCACGCGCGCACTGGCACGATCGGGCCCGCCGACGCCGAGCCCTGGTCTGCCAAGGCCGGTGCGTTCGATTGCAGCGTGGCCGGCGGTGTCGTGGTGTGGGAAGGGGAACCCGCGCTCCAGCTTGTGGTCACCGACATCACGGCCTTGCAGCGGTTCGAAAAAGAGGTGCACCGGCTCGAACGCATGGAAACCACGGCGCGCCTGTCCGCGTCTATTTCGCACGACTTTGCCACCGTGCTGCAGGTGTGTCTTGTCCACCTCCGCACGCTGAGTGGGCCCGCGTCGGCCGATGCGTCGCGCATGGCGATTACCGAAATGCAGCAGGCGATTCGCCGCGGCACGCAAATCACGCACGACCTGCTCGGCTTCAGTCGGCGCGGTGTGGAACGTCCGGGCGGAAATTGCGATGCGAGCGCGGTGGCACGCGACATGGCGCGCCTGCTCGAAGCGCTATTGCCGCGCACCGTCAGCATTACCCTGCGGGTACCGGATCATGCGTGCCCCGTGGGCGTGGCCGACTACCAGCTGGAACAAGCGATCGTGAACTTGGCGACGAACGCGCGCGATGCGATGGCCGGACGTGGACAGCTCACGCTCACGGTGGCGCCGAGTGCGGAAGCGCCCGGCTGGATTGATGTGAGCGTGCGTGACACGGGGGCGGGAATGGACCCGCGTCTACTCGCGCGGATTGGTGAGCCTTTTGTGTCTACCAAGGCCGAAGGGCAGGGCACGGGGCTGGGCCTCTGGTCGGTGCTGCGGATGCTGCAGGGCGCCGACGGCCGGTGGGATATCGATACGGCACCCGGCATGGGCACCACGGTGCAGATGCATTTGCCGCCGGCGAGCGCAGGTTTCGAGCTGCAGGCAAGCTGA